The Planctomycetota bacterium genome segment GCCCGGCTTGGCTGCTTTGAGGAACTCGCGGCCCCGTTGCAAGGCGGCTTGGGCATCGGCGGGCAAATCGCCGGCCGACGCCAATGCCCAGACGGCCCACATCGCGGTGACCACCTTGGCCTCATCCAGCGAACGCTGCTGCCCGCGGAACTGGCCGGCGATGGGCCACGAGCCGTCTTTGGCCTGGAACTTGGCCATGCCGGACAAAAGCTCCAAGCGATCTTCCGCTGGCTTGTTCGCGGCGCGATCAGCGCGGGCCAACAGCAACGCCGTCTGTTGGTTGGCGTCGCCCGAGGAACCGGCCCCTCCCTGCTTGGTCTTGGCGGCCGCGTCGGTCACTGGCTTGCCGTGCGCCGCCAGTAATTCGTCACCCAGGTTTTTCGCCAGCGCGGCGTCGAAATCGTCGGCGAACACGAACCGCTGATCCTTCAGCTTGCCAAGCTTTTTGGTGACTTCTTCGGGAAACTTCTTGCCATCTTCGAACTTCTTCAGCAGGTCGCCGGTGACGTTAAAGAACACCGCGCGGCGCAGGCCGTTGCTCGTGGCCCATTCGCTCCAGCGCGCGAGCTTGGCCGTGTCGACCGGCAGTCCCCGTTCGTGGGCCGACTGCGTCGCCCAGACCATCGACGGCACCTGGTGGCAACTGATGCAGGCGTTCTTTTGCATCCAGGCCAGCCCTTCGCGCTCGATGAAGGGCAAGCTTTGCTCGACGGCGGTTCGGACCTGGGCCGGCGTCGCCGATCCGTCGGGCACTTTCACCGCGGGAGTCGACGCTTTGGAAGTGGGGCCTGCGGCAGGCGCGGCCTGGGGCTTTTTGCTGGCTGTCGCACCGGCCACGGGCGTGTCTTCCTCTTTCGACGCCGGGTCGGCGGCAAGGGCCTGGCCCAAGGCAAACAGCGCGAACCAACCGATCACGGCAAAGGCAGGCGACTTCACGGCAGGAAACTCCGACGGCAGGGGAGCGGGCGAGATATTAAGTATAACGAACGGCCGTTACACCTGTTTTCCCCGCGGTTTTGACCGGTAAAGGTCACTTCGCACCAAGCCGACGAGTTACGAGGTATCGAAGGCGGCCGGCACTCAACCGGTTAGTTGGCGCGTCTGGCGGAACGCATTGGGCGAGACGCCGACCGTGCGCTTGAAATTGCGCGTGAACGCGCTGTGGTCGGCATAGCCGCAGTCGAACGCGATCTGGGCAATCGGCTCGTCGGTCGTCAACAGCCGGCGGCTGGCTTCGTCGAGCCGGCATTTCTGAATGAACTGGGCGGTGGTCAATTGAAAGACCGCGCGCATCCGCTGGTCAAGTCGATAGATCGACAAGCGCTCCCGCGCGGCCAGTTCGCCGACATTCAATTCGTCACTCAAGTGAGATTGCACATACTCAACCACTCGTGCCATCAGCGCGTAGTCCGGCGACTGGGCGTTGGGGCCGATCAAATCGCGTGACACGCCGACCAGCCCCAGCGCCTCGCCGCGCCGGCCCAGCAGCGGAATCTTTTCGGTTAGGCACCAGCCTCGGACCCCACCGGCGCGAAGGTGCAGTTCCAATCGATCGTGAATCGGGGTGCGCGAGGCGATGACCTGCTCGTCCTGGGTCTGGTAATGCCCGCCCAGGGGCGCAGGAAAGATCTCGCTCGTCGTGCGGCCGATCAGCGATTGCTTGTCGGGCACGCGACAGCGCTCGACCAGTGTCTGGTTGACCACCACATACCGGGCTTGCCGGTCTTTGACGAAGAACACCACGTCAGGCAGGCAATCGAACAGCGCTTCGCCCGTGAATGTCACTGGCAAGCTTTCGAAAAACGCCCGTTGAAACTCAGTGGTTGTCATACGGACTATGCGCAATACAAAGTGTCGGCTCGCGGCAATGGTAAGGGTTACTGGACGCGCCAAGTCTAGAATACACCCTGGTTCGGCCACGGAGAACTACTGTCCCCTAGCCCAGGTCATCGCGATGCCAATGTCTCATCTGCGAACACTGTTAATGGGTGTTTTCTCCTGTATTTCTGGTTCCTTGATGTCTGCCGAGTGGGTCGTCACCGCGCCGCCGACGGAACTGAAGTTGCCGGCGCATTATCAGAAATACGTCAGCGTCCACGGCTATCCGGTCGTGGCCTGCGCACGGGTCAACGACTATGCGCTGAAAGAAGCGGCCTATCTGGTCGATCAGATGCTGGCCCATCGGCCCGATGTGCGCGAGGCGATGATTCACAGCGGTTCGCGCTTGATCGTCATGGCTCACGACGAGTTCACCACCGATGTGCCGGAACACGCCCGATTGAAACCGAAGGATTACTGGGACGCGCGAGCCCGCGGCCTGGGGGGCTCGAAGACCGATCCGGTCTGTTCGTGCGGTGAGGAGAACTTGCTCGGCTACGTGGGGGATCCGTACAGCGCCGAGAACATCCTGATCCACGAATTCGCCCACAACATTCACCATCGTGGACTCGAGAACCTGGACCCGACGTTCGACACCCGGCTCGAAGCCGCCTATCAAGCCGCGATGAAAGCCGGCTTGTGGCGCGGCGTGTACGCCAGCACGAACCGGTCGGAGTATTTCGCCGAGGGGGTGCAGTCCTGGTTCAACAACAATCGCGAGCACGACAGCGATCACAACCACGTCAACACGCGCGACGAGCTGATCGCCTATGACTCGGCCTTGGCGGCGCTGTGCCGCGAAGTATTTGGCGAGACGGTGCTGGTCTATACCAAGCCGGCCACGCGGCTGCGCGATCACTTGGCTGGTTACGACCCTGCGCAAGCCCCCAAGTTCGTCTGGCCCGAACGACTCAAGCGACAGCGCGAGGAGATCGC includes the following:
- a CDS encoding AraC family transcriptional regulator, which encodes MTTTEFQRAFFESLPVTFTGEALFDCLPDVVFFVKDRQARYVVVNQTLVERCRVPDKQSLIGRTTSEIFPAPLGGHYQTQDEQVIASRTPIHDRLELHLRAGGVRGWCLTEKIPLLGRRGEALGLVGVSRDLIGPNAQSPDYALMARVVEYVQSHLSDELNVGELAARERLSIYRLDQRMRAVFQLTTAQFIQKCRLDEASRRLLTTDEPIAQIAFDCGYADHSAFTRNFKRTVGVSPNAFRQTRQLTG